CGTAGACCTGTGTCCTTGGGCCCAGTGCCTTAAGTGGTTCTCCCTTCTGCACCAGTTCGAACATCTCTGAGCCTCGACCGAGCTCCTCACGCAATGCGCACTAATATGTATCGGATGTAGGTCCGTGAGTAAAAACCTTATAGTCAATGCCACCATCGAGTGGCTGAGGAAAGACAATTGCGCGTTACAACTGACAAGATGCGTCACCTTGACGGTCAGCAGTGTTTCATCTGCGGCCGCTATCTTCTCAACAATACGATGGACGACCTAGCGTACGTAGAGATCGTCGTTGGTGGTCCCAGAAGGGCCAAACCTGACAGGTATCACCTGTTTCAGTGCCCGAACTGCGGAAAGATCGGCCACAAGAGATGCTGGTATAATCATGCAGAGAAGAAGGTCGGTGGCGGTATCTTCAGCGCACCAAAAGGGTGGGAGATGAAGTGTCCAAGCTGTGGGCACCTCATTGTGCCTCTTCGGAAGGAGAAGAAAGACTGGGCTCGCGCGTATCAGATTCCCGGGCATCCTGACGAAGAGCTTCTTGAGATCTGGGTCCAAGATGTACACTCCTACAAGTCTGGCTCCATAATCGGCAAGATTGGTTCAGTGATAGGCGGAGTCGGGGCTGCAATCGGTGGAGTGCTTCGAGCTGTCGGACTGGCTTCGCTGACACCATCAGAGAAGACCGCGGTGTCCGATGCTGCACAGCGAGCAGGTAAGACATGGTCTGAGATTGCTCAACAGGTCTTCAGACTCAACATACCTCCCGAACAACGTTCGCAGATACGGGACCTGAGATGCCAACACTGCAATGCACCCCTCAACCCGCCGGGTCAGTTCGACACCGCCATAGTGTGTGAGCATTGTGGCACCGCTCATCTCCTTTGAGAGACCATCCAGTCACCAATGTTCCAGAGGGCTACACTCCAGATGGATATTTATACCGAGTCTACAAGCATCGTACTGCACTTGGAGGTTACACAGAAGTGCCTATCTATCTCGAGTTTAATCAGACGACTTCACAGTTCCAAGAGACAACAAGGACCTCAAGCGATGACTCTGTTCTACTCGTGATTGACGAGTCGCAGAAACGTCTCATCATGAGCGTCCCTCCCAATGTGAGCATGATTGTGCGTCGTGCCGCCGAGCGACAGGCCAGAGGAATCACCAAGTCTGGTTTTCTGTGCAGAGATGGCGGCAGACACGGACGCGACCACGAGCTGGAGGTCGTTGGAGAGGGAGGCAGCCTTCCGGACCGCCTGACTCGCAGCCCACGAGAAGTCTACTGAGTGTTGCCAAGTGTATACGGCGAATGTATTCTGGGCTGTGCCATCTATAGCATAGCTGCGTCCTTGCACACGGACGCAGCCTTATATATGCGGGGACGGTTGTCCATTTCACGTACTGTCAGGAGCGATAGTGGTGTTCCAGTGTTGTAATGTCAAGTTCTCTGATCTGAGAAGCAAGACCGTATATGACCGTTCGGGCAAGCCGATTGGTCGAGTGGCCGACTTCATTGTGAAGCTCGCTGGAAACAGGGTGGAGCTCAAGTCGCTTGTCATTGCAGGTTCCAAGAAAGAGGAGTTCATGGAGCGCATAGGTCTGAAGCCCGATGACGACCCGGTGTTTCAGCTTGACTGCGTCGACCGCATCGAGAGTGATATCCATCTTGCTGTCGAAGGGTCCTCCCTACGCACGATGCTCGACAGGAGCGCAATGAATGCGGATGACGTGAAGATGTCTGCATTGACAAAGGCCAAGGTAGTTGACTCCGATGATGTGAAAGTGGGTAACGTGATAGACATCTGGTTCGACACCAAGGACAAGATCTGGCTGGTTCTGGGTGGAGGCTTTCTGGAAGAGACACTCGAGAGGATTGGTGCTCAGCCCGACATTGACCTGCTCGTCCCTGAAGAGGCAGTCGAGTCTCTGACCAAGAAGCAGATCAGACTGAAGTGGACGAAGTTCCAGCTGGAGGCCACCTGCAAGAGTGAGTACGAGCGCTATAAGCGAGAGGTAGCGACACGACACGAAGCTGGCAAGGAAGACATTCGCGCTGTCCAGATGCGTCTGACTGGAGCTCCTCCCCGCGGATTCGTCTAGACACTCTAGGGACCTTTGCCCGGACGCAGAGGTCACCCCACAGTCTTTCAAATCACCATGGTCAGCGCACTCTTGAGTGGCCTGTCGGACAGCTGGCAATGACGCTTCGAGGGAGCATCTGTGATTCAGCTAGGCCGCGTATGACGTGTCTGATGTCCGACATTTGCTAAGCACTGTCCCAACTACTCGAATTACCAAGTGACACATTCAATCCTGATGGGGTGTGGAGTTCGGCTGGAGTCTTCTCAGAGGCGAGCAGTGACCTCACGCAGCATGTCTTGAACACGGCCCAGTACGGCACTACGCGGACTAGGCACTCTTTTATCTCCATCTCCTCACAACGAGGTGGAAAGTCACGATGCAAGACCCACAAGGAACCACACCGAGCATGGGACATCAGAAGGGCGCGTCTGTGAAGGACAGCGAGCCGCACAGGTCCCTGACGTATCGACTGCGACTGTTCTTTCACTCTAACAATGTTAGGCTCATCCTTGGTCTAGTTGTGAGCGTCTCTTCCAATCTGCTCCTGGGGACGCTAAGCTTCGGATGGCTGTATCCAGACGGACTGAACTACGTGTCCATGATTGAATACCTCCGAGGACACACAACCACATGGCCACACGCACCCTTCTCCTACCGGGTACTGGTGCCTCTAATTGCAGCGCCTATCCCCCTGTCAGCTGAGACCGCAATGGGCGTTGTCAATGTGTTCTTCCTAACACTCTACGCCACTGTCCTCTACAGGATGTGTCTTGACTCCAGTCAATCCGTCTTGGCCAGCACAGGAGTCCTCTGCGTGTCCTCGTTGACCCTTCCCATTCGGCGGTACGCATTGGCTGCTCTTGTAGATGCCTCTGAGATGTTCTTCCTTGTGTTGGCCGTGTATCTGATCACCAACAAGTACAGGGACCGATATGTGGCTCTGTGTGTTCTCGTCGGTCTCTTGACCAAGGAGACCGTCATACTGGTCTTGGTGTTCTATCTGCTACACAGGCCTTCTGTCAGGACACTTGCACTTCTAGTTGGAGCTGGCGTGTACTCTCTTGCATATCGCTTGGTCGTATTCCATGAGGTGTCACAGACACTGGTCTTTCATCTGAGTATTCTTGAGAGACTGAATGACTGCGCGCTCCATCTACGTGACGGGCTTGGGCCTGTCCTTCTGTTGCTGGTCGCTCTGTACTTCAGCCGGAACAAGACCCAGACGCTGATGCCACAACTGAGGTGGATGCTGCAAGGACTGGTGGCCTTCGCTCCACTTGTGGTACTGGGGCTGTTCTTTGCCTACTTCGACGCGCGCTTCATATGGCCTCTGCACATGTTCCTGCTTCCTGTGT
This region of Candidatus Thorarchaeota archaeon genomic DNA includes:
- a CDS encoding PRC-barrel domain-containing protein; amino-acid sequence: MFQCCNVKFSDLRSKTVYDRSGKPIGRVADFIVKLAGNRVELKSLVIAGSKKEEFMERIGLKPDDDPVFQLDCVDRIESDIHLAVEGSSLRTMLDRSAMNADDVKMSALTKAKVVDSDDVKVGNVIDIWFDTKDKIWLVLGGGFLEETLERIGAQPDIDLLVPEEAVESLTKKQIRLKWTKFQLEATCKSEYERYKREVATRHEAGKEDIRAVQMRLTGAPPRGFV